One genomic window of Canis lupus baileyi chromosome 24, mCanLup2.hap1, whole genome shotgun sequence includes the following:
- the FAM124B gene encoding protein FAM124B: protein MDGAPEPLAMTIHLLASSGQGSLLQQTLDQLLACICPDVRPFLVSERGSPVKYYDKCHSRRSRFPGMSVLLFLHESLGEERLFRVLDSLGRWPWQCYPAPSAQGRPCPYILANQEFYSLDSQMPVWGVRQVHRGTEILRVTLYCSFDNYEDAIRLYELILQKEATLQKSNFCFFVLYATESFALQLSLKQLPLGVSVDPKESSVLQFKVQEIGQLVPLLPHPCVPISRTRWQTQDYDGNKILLQVQLNPGLGVKNGELSFLNGTVGANTLPQGSRLIPVSTRRTLEPRCRRSRARKLQVGSLQCPESGESPVSDSFSGTSGKSPGCSSQDRSSVLGAQMHLPSPHLQPGAREKILSPQNSFEELEAETNVDTGRTVVNPEPRQSFLSRFSRGLRTSHPPSCLPDSSVGPTASMNNRTLKERIHSLSLAGQKDLGARKIISKCPLHLPVQGEEKEEEEFFI, encoded by the exons ATGGACGGGGCCCCGGAGCCCCTGGCCATGACCATCCACCTCCTGGCCAGCTCTGGCCAAGGCTCGCTTCTGCAGCAAACCCTGGATCAGCTCCTGGCCTGCATTTGCCCAGACGTCCGACCCTTCCTGGTGTCAGAGCGGGGCAGTCCGGTGAAATACTACGACAAGTGCCACTCCAGGCGGTCACGGTTCCCGGGGATGTCTGTTTTGCTCTTCCTGCACGAGAGCCTCGGGGAGGAGCGGCTCTTTCGGGTTCTTGACTCCCTAGGGCGCTGGCCGTGGCAGTGCTACCCCGCCCCGAGCGCCCAGGGGAGGCCGTGtccctacatccttgccaatCAGGAGTTCTACAGTCTGGACAGCCAGATGCCCGTGTGGGGCGTGAGGCAGGTGCACCGCGGCACCGAGATCCTGAGAGTCACCCTCTACTGCAGCTTTGACAACTACGAGGACGCCATCAGGCTCTATGAGCTGATCCTGCAGAAGGAAGCCACGTTGCAGAAGAGcaacttctgtttctttgtgcTCTACGCCACCGAGAGCTTTGCTCTGCAGTTGTCGCTCAAGCAGCTGCCCCTTGGAGTGTCAGTGGACCCCAAAGAGTCTTCGGTGCTGCAGTTCAAGGTTCAAGAGATCGGCCAGCTGGTGCCTCTCCTACCTCATCCGTGCGTCCCCATCAGCCGCACCAGGTGGCAAACACAGGACTATGATGGCAACAAGATTCTGCTTCAG GTCCAACTGAATCCAGGACTTGGGGTTAAGAATGGTGAACTTTCCTTCCTGAACGGCACCGTGGGAGCCAACACACTTCCCCAGGGCTCCAGGCTGATCCCTGTCTCCACAAGGAGGACCTTGGAGCCAAGATGCCGAAGGAGCCGGGCCCGGAAGCTCCAGGTGGGTTCCCTGCAGTGCCCAGAGTCTGGcgagagccctgtgtcagacagCTTTAGTGGCACTTCTGGGAAAAGCCCTGGCTGCTCATCCCAGGACAGGAGCTCAGTCCTGGGGGCCCAGATGCAcctgccttctccccacctccaaccTGGGGCCAGAGAAAAGATCCTCAGCCCGCAAAACAGCTTTGAGGAGCTGGAGGCAGAAACGAATGTTGACACGGGACGCACTGTGGTCAATCCTGAACCCCGGCAGTCTTTTCTGAGCAGATTTTCCAGGGGTCTCCGGACCAGCCACCCACCATCCTGCCTGCCAGACTCCTCCGTAGGGCCAACCGCCTCCATGAACAATAGAACCCTTAAGGAAAGGATCCATTCTTTGTCACTTGCAGGCCAAAAGGATCTTGGGGCAAGGAAGATAATCTCAAAATGTCCCCTTCACCTGCCAGTCCAaggtgaagaaaaagaagaagaagaattcttTATATAG